Proteins encoded within one genomic window of uncultured Draconibacterium sp.:
- a CDS encoding RagB/SusD family nutrient uptake outer membrane protein — MKKIFIIAFLSFFLFSCDDQLNIETRDFVNTDGLFENDAKTLANATNALFDVWYDRGRQIEYYGCFENLGTDLGSVNLYNIDHGERYDVFNSYDNNLNPSFYPLERLFEKEYKIISIALRVMYHGENSEEIKNDPEVIKAVGEAKFFYALAYYELFMTFGNVPLIKEPIDSPKDDFERTPVEEIIPYLETLLLDAIDVLDENTNNARVSKNACRMLLAKIYMAAGGDVYQTPKEIAGSSSEYWEKAEAMAEAVINSGQFSLVDSKIGPFANDADTVRGGLNWSVTAYESMREGMQQKYMVRHPNYFSCLFQNRFEGPEDGNLETIFRIAFQGQNDDYGRNYMRCVWTPYSRRANGIARDFYLGGRSWGRARPTDYMSYDIWDYRDDKRKDNYDLRKYGSFFYQYYFNDENALASHFLYIREFDDPGTAVDTLYGWRPVDGSISSTSGVTGTIVKNNQIDWGNNGDQYFTADMLIVDEDSVFVQPIITNYPGKELSEKWGDSYTHLWFPKRVYYKGDTIWGPRPGDEYFPRMQNDWQSVYVGCRKHSYWVRNASSSASSQSEVKSFVNSTGGPGDIILFRYAEAFLIAGEAEFHQNKLDEAADHFNVVRKRAFNNGNVPVKWRVEPSEINIDWILDERGRELFAEEYRWFEIKRLNKWDRVIKNNVIAASNFTYAKHRLRPIPISAIDSNKGNPAGMYQNPEY, encoded by the coding sequence ATGAAAAAGATATTTATAATTGCCTTTTTAAGTTTTTTCTTGTTTAGCTGCGATGATCAGTTAAATATTGAAACCAGAGATTTTGTAAATACAGACGGGCTGTTTGAAAATGACGCAAAAACCCTGGCTAATGCAACAAATGCCTTATTTGATGTTTGGTACGACAGGGGACGACAAATCGAATATTATGGTTGTTTCGAAAATTTGGGAACCGATTTAGGTTCGGTAAATTTGTACAACATTGACCATGGGGAACGATATGATGTATTCAATTCATACGATAATAACTTGAACCCGAGTTTTTACCCCCTGGAAAGATTATTCGAGAAAGAATATAAAATAATCAGTATCGCACTTCGGGTCATGTATCATGGCGAGAATAGTGAAGAAATAAAAAATGATCCGGAAGTTATAAAAGCAGTGGGAGAAGCAAAATTCTTTTATGCATTAGCTTATTACGAGCTTTTTATGACCTTCGGGAATGTTCCCCTGATAAAAGAACCTATTGATAGCCCCAAAGATGATTTTGAACGTACACCCGTTGAAGAAATCATTCCATATTTAGAAACACTTTTATTAGACGCAATTGATGTTCTGGATGAAAATACTAATAATGCCAGGGTAAGCAAAAATGCATGCCGTATGCTTTTAGCAAAAATATATATGGCTGCAGGCGGTGATGTATATCAAACACCTAAAGAAATTGCCGGCAGTTCTTCTGAATATTGGGAAAAAGCTGAAGCAATGGCAGAAGCAGTTATCAATTCAGGACAATTCTCATTGGTCGACTCAAAAATAGGTCCTTTTGCCAATGATGCAGATACAGTTCGTGGAGGTCTTAATTGGTCGGTTACAGCCTATGAAAGTATGAGAGAAGGAATGCAGCAAAAATATATGGTCCGACACCCTAATTATTTTTCTTGTCTTTTTCAAAACCGATTTGAAGGACCGGAAGATGGCAACTTAGAAACAATTTTTAGAATCGCTTTTCAAGGACAAAATGATGACTATGGCAGGAACTACATGCGTTGTGTTTGGACTCCATATTCAAGAAGAGCAAACGGTATCGCCAGGGACTTTTATCTTGGCGGTCGCTCATGGGGAAGGGCCCGCCCTACCGATTATATGAGTTATGATATTTGGGACTACCGGGATGATAAACGCAAAGACAACTACGACCTGAGAAAATATGGTTCCTTCTTTTACCAGTATTATTTCAATGACGAAAACGCATTAGCAAGTCATTTCTTATATATTCGCGAATTCGATGACCCGGGAACTGCCGTAGATACATTATATGGATGGCGACCCGTGGATGGAAGCATTAGCTCAACATCCGGAGTTACAGGTACAATTGTTAAAAATAACCAGATTGATTGGGGCAATAACGGAGATCAGTATTTTACAGCCGATATGTTAATTGTTGACGAAGATTCAGTTTTTGTTCAACCAATTATCACCAACTATCCGGGAAAAGAATTGTCTGAAAAATGGGGTGACTCTTATACTCATCTGTGGTTTCCTAAAAGAGTGTATTACAAAGGCGATACAATCTGGGGTCCACGTCCTGGTGATGAATATTTCCCACGAATGCAAAATGACTGGCAAAGTGTTTATGTGGGGTGCCGGAAACATTCTTATTGGGTAAGAAATGCTTCCAGCTCTGCATCATCCCAGTCGGAGGTGAAATCTTTTGTAAATTCAACAGGAGGGCCTGGCGACATTATTTTATTTAGGTATGCCGAAGCATTTTTAATTGCTGGCGAAGCTGAATTTCATCAAAATAAACTGGATGAGGCAGCTGACCACTTTAATGTGGTAAGAAAAAGGGCTTTTAATAACGGTAATGTTCCTGTAAAATGGAGAGTTGAGCCATCAGAAATCAATATCGATTGGATTCTTGACGAAAGAGGCCGCGAATTATTTGCAGAAGAATACAGATGGTTTGAAATCAAACGTCTTAATAAATGGGATCGTGTGATTAAAAACAACGTGATTGCCGCTTCTAATTTCACCTATGCTAAACACCGGTTGAGACCCATCCCAATTAGTGCCATTGACAGTAATAAAGGGAACCCTGCGGGAATGTATCAAAATCCAGAATATTAA